The sequence GTGACCTGACCGAGCGCCTGGAGGCCGAAGCGCCGTTTTAGGTTGGAGGGGGCACGCGGCGCGCCCCCTCCAGACCTCCCCATTCGCGCGAGGCACGACGACCGACCCTCTCCAAACCTGATTTTTAGCCTGGAGGGAGCCCCAGGTGGCCCCCTCCAGACTTCCCCATTCGCGTGGGGTGCGACGACCGTGCCCTCCTCCAAACCTGATTTTTTAGCCTGGAGGGGGCCCCAGGTGGCCCCCTCCAGACCTTCCCGTTCACGCGGGGTGCGACCGCCGTGCCATCTCCACCGTTCCGGGTCGCGCCGGCCCGAAATTCTGCGCGCTGCCTGCCGAGTGCTACCATGATGCCGCCAGCGAAAGGAGTCCAGGTGCCGTCTCTGACCGAGCCCGCCGTCCGCCTGATCCCCCTGGGCGGCCTCGGCGAGATCGGGCTCAACATGATGCTCGTCGAGTTCGGCGACGATCTCATCGCCGTCGATTGCGGTCTCATGTTTCCCGACGCCGAGCAGATGCCGGGGATCGACTACATCATCCCGGACTTCTCCTACGCCCTGGCCAAGCGCCAAGGTTTCCGCGCCGTCGTGCTGACCCACGGCCACGAGGACCACGTGGGCGCGCTGCCCTACCTGCTGCGCCAGGCGCGCCTGCCCGTGTACGGCACCCGGCTCACGCTGGCTCTGGTCGCCGACAAGCTGCGCGAGCACGATCTGCCGGCGGCGGATCTGCGCCTGGCGCGGCCGCGGGACCGGATCGAGATCGGCCCCTTCACGGTGGAGCCGATTCGGGTTACCCACTCCATCGTCGACGGCATCGGCCTGGCGATCGGAACTCCGGTCGGCACGATCGTTCACACCGGCGACTTCAAGCTCGACGCCACGCCACTGGACGGGGAACCGCCCGACTATGGGCGATTCACCGAGCTCGGCGAGCAGGGCGTGCTGGTCCTCTGCTCCGACTCCACGAACGTGGACCGCCCGGGCCACACGCCCTCCGAGGCGGAGGTCGGGGTGGCGCTCCGGGGGCGGTTTCAGCGCGCGAGCGGACGGGTGATCGTGGCGACCTTCGCGTCGCACATCCATCGCATCCAGCAGGTGCTCAGCCTGGCGGCCGAACACGACCGGCACGTCGCGTTACTGGGCATGAGCATGCAAAAGAACGTGGCCATCGCCGCGGAGCACGGCTACCTGACCGTCCCCCCGGGCGTGCTGCTGCCTCTGGAGGAGCTGGCCGCGCTGCCACCGCGGCGCCAGGTGATCCTCTCCACCGGCAGCCAGGGAGAACCCCACTCGGCGCTGGCCCTCATGGCCGCGGGCGAGCACAAGGCGATCCAGATCGAGCGGGGCGACCTCGTGATCATCTCGGCGCGGGTCATCCCGGGCCACGAGCGGACCATTGGACGGGTGGTCAACGGGCTGCTCCGGCTCGGGGCGGAGGTCCTCAGCGAGGACAACGCCTTCGTGCACGTCTCCGGTCACGCCAGCCAGGAGGACCTCAGGCAGATGCTCGCCCTGACTCGCCCCCGCTACTTCGTGCCGGTGCACGGCGAGTACCGTCACCTCCTGGGGCACGCGCGGTTGGCCGAGACCGCGGGGCTGCCGAGCGAGCGGGTCTTCCTGCTCGAGGACGGCATGGGTCTGGAGGTGACCAAGACCGCGGCTCGTGTGGTCGGTCGCTACCCCGTCGGGCGCGTGCTGGTGGACGGCAAGGGCGTCGGCGACATCGGGGCGGTCGTGCTGCGCGACCGCCAGCTCCTCGCTCAGGACGGGCTCGTCACCGTCGGGCTCGTCGTCGGCCGCGACGGCGCCGTCAAGGCCGGACCCGAGATCGTGTCGCGGGGCTTCGTGTACGTGAAGGAGAACGAGCCGCTGCTGGACGAGCTGCGGGATGCCGTCCGCGCGGCGCTGGACGGGCGCGAGCCCGCCGCCTTCGACCGCGAGGCCATCGCGGCGCTCGTCCGGGTCACCGTCCGGTCGTTCATCAACCAGCGCTTTCAGCGCAAGCCGGTGGTCTTGCCCGTGATCCTGGAGGTGTGATGGCAAGCGCGATCGGCGTGAGCGAGCGGCCCCGGCGGAGCCGCCGGCGCAAACCGGTCGGCCGGTGGCGACGCGAGGTCAAGGGCATCGTCCTGCTCGTCATCGCCGGATTCGTGTTGATCGCGCTGGCGACGGTGGACCCCGCGCGGAACCCCACCGAGCAGGGAGGGCCGGTCGGCCCCGTCGGCATCTGGCTCGGCTGGACGCTCCTGGGCATGCTGGGCTATGCCGCCTTCCTGCTCCCCCTGGTGCTGGCGCTGCTCGGGATCCGCGTGTTCGTCGGCCCGGTCACCGGCGCGGGTTGGGTCCCGTTTGCCGGGTTGGTCGTGCTGGTCCTGAGCACGACGGGTCTGCTCACCGAGGCCGTGCCGATCTGGGCGCCCGAGGAGACGGCGGCCGGCGGGCTCATCGGGTGGGGGCTGACCCAGATGCTCGACGCCGCCGTGGGTCGCGTGGGGACCTGGCTCGTCCTCGTCGCCGGCCTGCCCATCGGCGTGCTGTGCATCACCCAGGTGTCCTACAGGGCGCTGTCGCGCGCCCTCGGAACGCGGCTCACCGCCTGGCAGCGGCGTGGCAGGGCCCGGGTGGGCAACACCGGCGCGGCGCCCATCCCGGCGAGCGCCGTCGCCGCCCCCCTGCCCGAGCCCACGCCGGCGAGCGAGGACCTCCAGCCGCTGGTCGTGGTCGAGCCCCGTGCCCGCGCTGCCAGCGGTCCGGCCTCCCAGGAAACCTTCGAGTTCGCCCGGAACGATGCGGCGGTGTTTCAGCTGCCCGTCCTGAGCCTGCTGCGCAGCCCGGAGACCGCGGAGCACCAGCTGAGCCGGGAAGAGCTGCAGGAGAACGCGGAGACGCTGCGGCGCAAGCTCCTGGACTTCGAGGTCGAAGGCCGCATCGTGCAGGTCAGCCCGGGCCCGGTCATCACCTCCTACGAGTTCGAGCCGGCGCCCGGCGTCAAGATCAGCCGGGTCGTCAACCTGGCCGACGACCTGGCGCTGGCTCTCAAGGCGGCGGCCGTGCGGATCGTCGGACCGATCCCGGGACGGGGGACGGTGGCCATCGAGGTCCCCAATGCCGAGCCGGCGCTGGTCTATCTCCGCGAGATCTTCGCCGCGCCGGAGTTCACGCAGTCCAAGCGGCGCTTGCCGCTGGCCCTGGGCAAGGACGTCACCGGCGGGCCCGTCGTCTCCGATCTCACCGCGATGCCCCATCTGCTGATCGCCGGCGCCACCGGGACCGGGAAGTCCGTCGGTCTCAACGCGATGATCTGCTCCATCCTGTACACGATGACGCCGGCCGACGCGCGCTTCCTCATGATCGACCCCAAGCGGCTGGAGCTCACCGTGTACGAGGGGATCCCGCATCTGCTGGCCCGGGTCGTCACCGACGCCAAGGAGGCTGCCGCCCGGCTGCGCTGGATCGTGGGCAAGATGGACGAGCGCTACGCGCTGCTCCAGGCGCGGCAGGTGCGGAACATCGAGGGCTACAACAAGGTGGTGGAGCCGGCCGAGCGGCTGCCCTACTGGGTCGTGGTGATCGACGAGCTGGCCGACCTCATGATGGCCTCGGCGGGAGATGTGCAGACGGCCCTCGTTCGGCTCGCCCAGATCGCGCGGGCCGTCGGCATCCACCTCATCGTCGCCACCCAGCGCCCCTCGGTCGACGTGGTCACGGGCCTCATCAAAGCCAATTTCCCGACCCGCATCGCCTTCCAGATGGCCTCCAAGGTCGATTCCCGCACGGTGCTCGACGCCAATGGCGCCGAGCAGTTGCTGGGGCGGGGCGACATGATCTTCATTCCTCCGGGAGCGGGCCGGCACATGCGGGTGCACGGCGCCTGGGTGTCCGACGACGAAGTCAAGGCCGTGTGCGAGTTCCTTCGCGCGCAGGGCACGGCCGTGTACGAGGAGGTGAAGCTCCCCGCCGACGGCGAGCCGGGCGGCGAGTCCGGCGAGGGGGCCGAGCGGGACGACCTCTACTGGGAGTGCGTGCGGCTGGTCATCGGCCAGCGGCAGGCCTCCATCTCGTTCCTGCAGCGCCGGATGGGCCTGGGCTATCCGAAGGCGGCCCGCTTCATCGACATGATGGAGCAAGACCGGATCATCGGGCCCGGGCAGGGCGCAAAGCCCCGGGAGATCCTGGTCGGTCCGGACTTCCTCGCCAAGCTGGGCAAGTAGCTACCTGCGCTCCTGGATGCCCGGACCGTCCGAGGGCGCGCCGGGGGAGGGCTGCGCATCCCGTCGCGGCCTCACCACGGACCGTCCGGGGAAGAGACGCTTCGCGGGTTCGCCCGGCAGCCGCTCCGTGTCCACGCGTGGCGACGGGGTGGCGGGCCGAGGCGCGACGCCGGCCGGCGCTCCTGGACGCGACTCCACGCGAGGCGACGGGGTCGGTTGAGGTGCGGCTGGCCGGCGCGCAGGTCGCGCCTCGCCTTGCGCGGGCGGCGTCACCGGCCGAGGGGCCGCGCCTGGCTTCGCCGCCGCCGGTGCCTGCCTCTCGAAGCCTGGTGGCTGGAGCGATCGGGGGCGCTCGATCGTGCTGGGGCCGAACGCCGGGCGCGGAGCCACGGCTGCATCTGGTCGCGCCGGTTTCGGCACCAGCCGCGGCGTCGCCGTCGGCGCCTTCTCCTCGATCCCGTGAGGCTTCAGCCAGCGTGCCGGGTCCTCGGGCCGGCGGGTGCTGATCACCGGCCGCTTGAGCGCCGTCTGGGGCGGACGCGGGGCGCGGACGACATGGGGCGTGAGGCTGGCGCGAACGGGTGAGAAGCCAACCGTCTCGCGTATGGGCTCCAGGCGGCGCGGGTCCACGCCGCGGACGCGGACGCGAGTGATCGGCCCACGGCCGAAGCGCTCCCGCGGGATGACGATCACCCCGTGCTGGATGCCGACGTTTCGGTACACCGTGATGCTGGCGGCGGTCACGACGGTAGTGCGCGTCATGACGACGTTGTTGACGATCCGCGGCCCGCCCCAGCCCGCCCACCACGGCACCCCGATGAAGCCGACCGGGCCCCACCACGGAACGAGCGGCTCTCCCCACCCGAGGGCGACCCAACCTACCGCTGGCCCGGCGACGCTGACCGTCACGCCCGGCCGGCTGCCGAGAAAGGCCACCAGGGCCGGCGCATAGACCGGAGCCACCACGATGGGCCCGGGCGCCCACGCCCAGTAGCCGCTGACGAACACCCAGCGGCCATAGTGATAGGGCGCCCAGCCCCACGGGGCCGTGTCCACCCAGGTCCAGCCGAAGCCAGGGTGCCACGTCCAGGCTCCAGTGCTGTACGGCGCCCAGCCGGCCGGCACGTTGTCGGGCACCCAGACCGGGCCGTAGGGCTCGAGGACTCGCCAGGTGCCGTAGTGATCCAGGTCGTCGATGCCGTAGATGCCGCCCGACACGTAGCGCGCGCTCACCGAGTCGATGAGCTGATCGGTGCGGGCGTAGTTCCAGCGGTCCCACTCGTCGAGCGGCGGTGCGACGGACGTGGCGACCTGCGCGCCCTCCGTGCCCGACACGATGGCCTCCTCGCTCGGGGCGATGGCAGCCGCGGCACCATTCGCGGGCGTGACGGTAGCCCGGCCGCCCCGGCGGGTGATGAACGAGGTCCGGTTCTCGGCGACGGTGACGCGGTAGTAGCCGGTGCGCTCGATCGTGAAGGCGCCGTTCGGGGTGTCGACCTCGACGGTGTGTCCCGGGTCGAGCCTGCGGACGTCGACGGCGACGTGGCCGGTAGTGACCTTCAGCTGAAGGAAGTCCGGCTCCAGGTTCGCCAGGCCCAGCTGGGTGTTCGCCCAGGTGCGCACCCACGCGCGGGTTCCGATCTGGATCTCCAGATTACCGGGCGCTCCGGTGTACAGCTCGTCGCCCGGGGCAAGCGGCGTGTTGATCTGCGCGGCCACCCAGTTCTCGGCACCAGGCCGCCAGAAGGACACCTGTCCATCGACGAAGCTGAGACGTGGCGGCGTCGTCGGGTTGCCGGCCGCGAGCGGTCCCTCTGCGGTCCAACCCACCGACGACACCAGCAGAGCCAGCACCGTCGCAATCACCGCCGGGGTACGGGTGCGCAGCATGGACACCTCCGCCTGGTAAGACGACGGTCGGCCGGAAACTGTTTATGGCCGGAAACTGTTTATGAAGGAGCCTGCGCTGGCGGGGTCGGGGCAGCTAAGGGGCGGGAGCGGGGCGGGTAACGGACGGGGCTCGCCAGGCCCGGGACGTGAGACCCCGGCTGCTGGCCGCCACGCTGGGCTCCGCTTCGCGAGGCCGGGCAGGGTCCGGCTTCCGGAAGACCATCTCGCGGAGCCGGGACTTGAGGAGGATGGAGTCCGACACGCGAAGCCGATCGAACAGCCGGATGATGTCGCGATTCTCCAGAACCCGCTCGCGGGCGCACGCCCCGGGGGAACGCTGGTAGCGCAGGTGCTCGTCGTCCTCGATGATGTAGCGCGTGTAGCAGCGCTCGTTCGAGGCGACAGTGCTGAAGAAGATGTGGAGCGCTCCCTCCGGCTTCAACAGGCGGATCAGCTGCCCGGCCAGGACCGTCGCCGCCCCCGCCTGCAGATAATCGAAGAGGTCCCAGCACAGCACCGCATCGATGCTCTGGTCAGGCAGGGGCAAGCGCGTGGTCAGAAACTGGGCAAACCGATCCAGCATCCCCATCTGCACGTGGCGGTCGAGATCGGCGTACAGGTCCTCGACGTGGATCTTGCAGCGGATCCGCTCTCCGAGGAAGGCGATGTTCGGGCCGATCCCGGGGCCGAGGTCCAGCAGCTCGGCGGGCCCGCGAGCCTCGATCACGTTCAGGAACTTGGCCAGCGCCGGGCTGCGAACGACCTCCAACGGTTCAGACGCTGGCCAGCTCATCGCGGGTCGACGTCACCGGGACGATCGGCTTGCCGTCGTGCTTGCTCGCCGAGGTCGTCCGCCCCAGCGGAGCGCTGCCGTCCTTCCGTTGCATGTCGATGCTGCCGCGGAAGTGGGCCCCGTCGGCGATGGCCACGCGGGGCGCCACGACGTCGCCTTCGACCGAGCCGTTCTGCCCGATGTCGACCTTTTCCGTGGCCGTGAGGTTGCCGGTGACCTGGCCCAGCACGACGATGGACTTGGCGAAGACCTGGGCCTTGATGCGGCCGTTCGCTCCCACCGTGAGGATGTGGTCGCGGAGCTCGACCTTGCCTTCGACCTGGCCCTCGATGGTGAGATCCTCGCCGCCGGTCAGCTCGCCCTTGATGACGATGCTCTTTCCGATGGTCACGAGCTCATCTTTCATAGGTTTCTGTACCCCTCGCACCGGCTCCGGCGCTGCAGGCGTCACCGTGGACTCGTACGCTGTCGACCCCGAGTAGCCCGTCGTCGCTGCCGGCCGTGGTGCCTCATCTCGTTTCCACATATGTTCACCCTCCGTCCATTGTGGAACGGCGCCCCCGCTACGGATGCGAAAAACAGAAGGCCAATCCATCAGTCAGTCGGAATTTCGGAGCGCCCAGTATACGGCAGGCCTCCAGCGAGGCCCCAAAACCCGGCGACGCGCGTAAGCTCTTGAAAAGACAGGCGATCCGTCGAGCGTTTGTCAAGGTCCAGCCGATGACGTAGGATGCCGGGCCATGGCTACCACTTCCGACCGCGACAAGGGCTCGGCCAAGAACATGCGCCTGCTGTCTCACCACACCCTGGACGGCTTCGGCAACTGCGGCGAGGGCCTGGCTGTCCAGATCACCCGGGACCAGCGCCGGATCCTGTGGATCGCCCACGAGTCGCCCCCCAAGAACGTCACGGCGGTGGACGTCACCAATCCGCGCAAGCCGAACGTCGTCGTGCAGACGGATCTCCCGCACGACAAGATGCGCTCCAATTCCCTGGATGTCGTCGGCAATCTCCTGGTCGTGGCCTATCAGACGGGCGCTCCCGGTCTGACGCCGGCCGGCTTCGAGATCTTCGACGTGGAGGACCCGGGCAAGCCCCGCTCCATCGCGCTGTTCGATGCCGCCGGGCCCTCCTCTCGGGGCGTTCATCATCTGTGGTTCGTGGATGGCGCCTACGTCCACATCGCCTCCGGCGCGGCCGACTTCGTGCCCCGCAACCGGCGCGATGATCAGTGCTATCGCATCGTCGATGTGCGGGAGCCGACCCGTCCCCGGGAAGTGGGGCGGTGGTGGCTGCCCGGCACGCGCGAGGGTGACACCGAGCCGCCGCTACCCCGCCATCCCGTGTACGACAGCGGCTATCGAGCCCACAACACCAACGTATACCCACGCCGCCCCGATCGGGCCTGGATCGGTTATCTCGACGGCGGGGCGGTCATCCTGGACATCTCCGACATGGCCCACCCCCGGATGGTGAGCCGCTGGGATTATCACCCGCCGTTCCCGGGCTTCTGCCACACCGTCCTGCCGTTCCTGGACCGCGGCCTCATGATCGTGAGCGACGAGTCGACCAAGCCAGCGGGCCAGGACTGGCCCAAGCTGGTGTGGGTGGTCGACGTGCGAGACGAGACCAAGCCGGTGCCGATCAGCACGTGCCCGATCCCGCCCGTCAAGAGCTTCGCCGGGCGCGGTGGCCGCTACGGCGCCCACAACCTCCACGAGAACCGGCCCGTGCCCGGGGCCATGGTTTCCGAAGACATCGTGGTGGGAACGTTCTTCAACGGGGGAGTCCGGGTCTTCGACCTCAAGGACCCGTTCCGTCCCCGGGAGGTCGCCTGGGCCGTGCCGCCGGCGCCGCGAAAGTCACCGGCCAAGGCCATCCAGCTCAACGACGTCTTCGTGGACGACCGCGGCATCGTCTTCACCGTCGACCGCCTGATCGGCGGCCTCTACGCCTACGAGCTGAAGCTCTAGCAGACGCGGTAGTTCTCGGCGGGAACGCTGGCCGCCGCGTCGCAGTGTCCGGCCCGCCCGGCGAAGCGCTCGCGGGCCAGCGCGGCCGCCCGATCGATGATGGCGCGCTGATGCTCGTCGAGCGGCGGCAGAAGAAACATCAGCGACGAAGCGCCCACCACAGCTTGACACGCCTCCAGCACGCATGGTATCGGCGGCTCATGGTGGAACCACTGACCGAGATGCTCGCGCGCCGGATCGTCCGCTTCGTCGACCGCCGCCCCGACTGGGACGCCTTCGCCGATGCCCGCGTGGAGGGGTACCGCCGCGCCCAGCACCGCTACATCGGCGCCGGCGCGTCGGGCAAGGCCGACGCCAGCGTCATCCCGGCCGAACACTTCACGCTGAGCGTGATGTTCGTGCCGCCCGGCCAGGGCAACGCGCCCCACACCCACGAGGTGGAAGAAGTGTTCTTCGTCCTGGAGGGCAAGGTGCGCGTGTTCATCCAGGATGAGCGCGGCGCCCGCGCCGAGGCCGTGCTCGGACGCTGGGATTGCGTGTCGTGCCCGGCCAACGTCGTGCACGGCTTCGAGAACGTGGGGCTCGAGCCGGCCTACCTTCAAGTGATGTTGGGCAAGGCCCAGCCCGCCCTCATGAGCTACGCCGACGCCGAGCTACAGCGAACGCGCGACGCGCATCTGTCCGCGCCGCGCCCCTGATCGAGCGCCCGGTCTATTTCACCGCGAGCGGATTCACCGGCGTGCCCACCGCCCCGGTGATCGGCAGCGGCGGTGCCACGAACTGGAACTCGTACACCCCGTCGCGGCCGCAATCCTCGGCCAGCGCGTCGAGGTCGAAGATCTCGCCGACGAGCAGCCCCATGTGCGGGATGAGGATCTGGTGTAGCGGCTGATAGCTGTCGGGGAGCTCGTTGGGCCGCACCTCCATGCCCCAGGTGTCGGTGGCCAGCGCGGCCAGCTGGTGGGCGTGGATCCAGTCGGCCGTGTGGAACGACAGGCCGGGGGCGTCGCCGCCCGCGTAGTCGCCCCAGCTCTTGCGGCGCCGGCACATGGCCATCTGGCCGGTCCGGACCAGCAAGGCGTCGCCGCGGCCCACCGACACCCGGTGGGCCTGAACGGCCGCATCGAGATCCTCCGCCGTGATGGCGTAGCCGGGCTCCAGCCACTCCACGCCCTTGACGCGGGGGATGTCCAGGAGCACGCCCCGGGTGACGATGAAGCGGGCCATCTTCTCGATCCCGTTCTTCTTGGCGCCTTCGCTGGAGACCAGGTTGGCGTCGTATCCGTTGTAGAGCTTGCCGTCCAGGAAGCAGTGCGAGAGCGCGTCCCACTGGGTGGCGC comes from Candidatus Methylomirabilota bacterium and encodes:
- a CDS encoding ribonuclease J, whose amino-acid sequence is MPSLTEPAVRLIPLGGLGEIGLNMMLVEFGDDLIAVDCGLMFPDAEQMPGIDYIIPDFSYALAKRQGFRAVVLTHGHEDHVGALPYLLRQARLPVYGTRLTLALVADKLREHDLPAADLRLARPRDRIEIGPFTVEPIRVTHSIVDGIGLAIGTPVGTIVHTGDFKLDATPLDGEPPDYGRFTELGEQGVLVLCSDSTNVDRPGHTPSEAEVGVALRGRFQRASGRVIVATFASHIHRIQQVLSLAAEHDRHVALLGMSMQKNVAIAAEHGYLTVPPGVLLPLEELAALPPRRQVILSTGSQGEPHSALALMAAGEHKAIQIERGDLVIISARVIPGHERTIGRVVNGLLRLGAEVLSEDNAFVHVSGHASQEDLRQMLALTRPRYFVPVHGEYRHLLGHARLAETAGLPSERVFLLEDGMGLEVTKTAARVVGRYPVGRVLVDGKGVGDIGAVVLRDRQLLAQDGLVTVGLVVGRDGAVKAGPEIVSRGFVYVKENEPLLDELRDAVRAALDGREPAAFDREAIAALVRVTVRSFINQRFQRKPVVLPVILEV
- a CDS encoding DNA translocase FtsK 4TM domain-containing protein — protein: MASAIGVSERPRRSRRRKPVGRWRREVKGIVLLVIAGFVLIALATVDPARNPTEQGGPVGPVGIWLGWTLLGMLGYAAFLLPLVLALLGIRVFVGPVTGAGWVPFAGLVVLVLSTTGLLTEAVPIWAPEETAAGGLIGWGLTQMLDAAVGRVGTWLVLVAGLPIGVLCITQVSYRALSRALGTRLTAWQRRGRARVGNTGAAPIPASAVAAPLPEPTPASEDLQPLVVVEPRARAASGPASQETFEFARNDAAVFQLPVLSLLRSPETAEHQLSREELQENAETLRRKLLDFEVEGRIVQVSPGPVITSYEFEPAPGVKISRVVNLADDLALALKAAAVRIVGPIPGRGTVAIEVPNAEPALVYLREIFAAPEFTQSKRRLPLALGKDVTGGPVVSDLTAMPHLLIAGATGTGKSVGLNAMICSILYTMTPADARFLMIDPKRLELTVYEGIPHLLARVVTDAKEAAARLRWIVGKMDERYALLQARQVRNIEGYNKVVEPAERLPYWVVVIDELADLMMASAGDVQTALVRLAQIARAVGIHLIVATQRPSVDVVTGLIKANFPTRIAFQMASKVDSRTVLDANGAEQLLGRGDMIFIPPGAGRHMRVHGAWVSDDEVKAVCEFLRAQGTAVYEEVKLPADGEPGGESGEGAERDDLYWECVRLVIGQRQASISFLQRRMGLGYPKAARFIDMMEQDRIIGPGQGAKPREILVGPDFLAKLGK
- a CDS encoding DUF6600 domain-containing protein, encoding MLRTRTPAVIATVLALLVSSVGWTAEGPLAAGNPTTPPRLSFVDGQVSFWRPGAENWVAAQINTPLAPGDELYTGAPGNLEIQIGTRAWVRTWANTQLGLANLEPDFLQLKVTTGHVAVDVRRLDPGHTVEVDTPNGAFTIERTGYYRVTVAENRTSFITRRGGRATVTPANGAAAAIAPSEEAIVSGTEGAQVATSVAPPLDEWDRWNYARTDQLIDSVSARYVSGGIYGIDDLDHYGTWRVLEPYGPVWVPDNVPAGWAPYSTGAWTWHPGFGWTWVDTAPWGWAPYHYGRWVFVSGYWAWAPGPIVVAPVYAPALVAFLGSRPGVTVSVAGPAVGWVALGWGEPLVPWWGPVGFIGVPWWAGWGGPRIVNNVVMTRTTVVTAASITVYRNVGIQHGVIVIPRERFGRGPITRVRVRGVDPRRLEPIRETVGFSPVRASLTPHVVRAPRPPQTALKRPVISTRRPEDPARWLKPHGIEEKAPTATPRLVPKPARPDAAVAPRPAFGPSTIERPRSLQPPGFERQAPAAAKPGAAPRPVTPPAQGEARPARRPAAPQPTPSPRVESRPGAPAGVAPRPATPSPRVDTERLPGEPAKRLFPGRSVVRPRRDAQPSPGAPSDGPGIQERR
- a CDS encoding methyltransferase domain-containing protein, giving the protein MEVVRSPALAKFLNVIEARGPAELLDLGPGIGPNIAFLGERIRCKIHVEDLYADLDRHVQMGMLDRFAQFLTTRLPLPDQSIDAVLCWDLFDYLQAGAATVLAGQLIRLLKPEGALHIFFSTVASNERCYTRYIIEDDEHLRYQRSPGACARERVLENRDIIRLFDRLRVSDSILLKSRLREMVFRKPDPARPREAEPSVAASSRGLTSRAWRAPSVTRPAPAP
- a CDS encoding polymer-forming cytoskeletal protein; amino-acid sequence: MTIGKSIVIKGELTGGEDLTIEGQVEGKVELRDHILTVGANGRIKAQVFAKSIVVLGQVTGNLTATEKVDIGQNGSVEGDVVAPRVAIADGAHFRGSIDMQRKDGSAPLGRTTSASKHDGKPIVPVTSTRDELASV
- a CDS encoding cupin domain-containing protein, with the protein product MVEPLTEMLARRIVRFVDRRPDWDAFADARVEGYRRAQHRYIGAGASGKADASVIPAEHFTLSVMFVPPGQGNAPHTHEVEEVFFVLEGKVRVFIQDERGARAEAVLGRWDCVSCPANVVHGFENVGLEPAYLQVMLGKAQPALMSYADAELQRTRDAHLSAPRP
- a CDS encoding cyclase family protein; amino-acid sequence: MGDLIRETGQRCSNWGKWGHDDELGTLNYITPDTIVRASRLVKRGVTFSLAIPLDSTGPQINQPRRFNPIHRMILTGPDFTTGAFKRPGGVGFADDMVIMALQCATQWDALSHCFLDGKLYNGYDANLVSSEGAKKNGIEKMARFIVTRGVLLDIPRVKGVEWLEPGYAITAEDLDAAVQAHRVSVGRGDALLVRTGQMAMCRRRKSWGDYAGGDAPGLSFHTADWIHAHQLAALATDTWGMEVRPNELPDSYQPLHQILIPHMGLLVGEIFDLDALAEDCGRDGVYEFQFVAPPLPITGAVGTPVNPLAVK